The following are encoded in a window of Kitasatospora sp. NBC_01250 genomic DNA:
- a CDS encoding NAD(P)-dependent alcohol dehydrogenase gives MTHTTVAAYASPAPKAPLAKTTIPRRAVGEHDVLIEIKFAGICHSDIHQVNADWGVGTYPMVPGHEIAGVVTEVGSAVGKYAVGDRVGVGCFIDSCRECENCKAGEEQYCTGSGGQFSTYNSRGRDGEPTYGGYSTHIVVDENYVLRIPEGIELDEAAPLLCAGITLYSPLAHWNAGPGTKLAIIGLGGLGHMGVKIAHALGAEVTVLSQTLSKREDGLRLGADHYYATSDPATFEQLAGSFDLILNTVSANLDLNAYLSLLRTGGTLVQIGGPEHPMEVAPFALIPGRKSLSGSMIGGIRETQEMLDFCAQHGIGSEIEVIGAAQINEAYERVLKSDVRYRFVIDTATI, from the coding sequence ATGACCCACACCACTGTCGCTGCTTATGCCTCCCCCGCCCCGAAGGCCCCGCTCGCCAAGACCACCATCCCGCGCCGCGCGGTGGGTGAGCACGATGTCCTGATCGAGATCAAGTTCGCTGGCATCTGCCACTCCGACATCCACCAGGTCAACGCCGACTGGGGCGTGGGCACCTACCCGATGGTGCCGGGTCACGAGATCGCCGGTGTGGTGACCGAGGTCGGTTCGGCGGTCGGCAAGTACGCGGTGGGCGACCGGGTCGGCGTCGGGTGCTTCATCGACTCCTGCCGCGAGTGCGAGAACTGCAAGGCCGGTGAGGAGCAGTACTGCACCGGTTCCGGCGGGCAGTTCAGCACCTACAACAGCCGCGGTCGCGACGGCGAGCCCACCTACGGCGGCTACTCGACGCACATCGTGGTGGACGAGAACTACGTGCTGCGGATCCCCGAGGGCATCGAGCTGGACGAGGCCGCCCCGCTGCTGTGCGCCGGCATCACCCTCTACTCGCCGCTCGCGCACTGGAACGCCGGACCGGGCACCAAGCTCGCCATCATCGGCCTGGGCGGCCTCGGGCACATGGGCGTCAAGATCGCCCACGCGCTCGGCGCCGAGGTCACCGTGCTCAGCCAGACCCTGAGCAAGCGCGAGGACGGCCTGCGGCTGGGCGCGGACCACTACTACGCGACCAGCGACCCGGCCACCTTCGAGCAGCTGGCGGGCAGCTTCGACCTGATCCTCAACACCGTCTCCGCCAACCTCGACCTCAACGCCTACCTGAGCCTGCTGCGCACCGGCGGCACCCTGGTGCAGATCGGCGGCCCCGAGCACCCGATGGAGGTGGCGCCGTTCGCGCTGATCCCGGGGCGCAAGTCGCTCTCCGGCTCGATGATCGGCGGCATCCGCGAGACCCAGGAGATGCTGGACTTCTGCGCGCAGCACGGCATCGGCTCGGAGATCGAGGTGATCGGGGCGGCGCAGATCAACGAGGCCTACGAGCGCGTGCTGAAGAGCGATGTGCGCTACCGCTTCGTGATCGACACGGCCACCATCTGA
- a CDS encoding DUF6879 family protein, with protein MQNGTEFEQLPELDMTALALFDHVLTHGGLDEGLAGGSPGSSAGSRSGSAGEGAGEAVGEGADEGAGASGGAAGGVSGGASGDGGTAAWPAGLTPEQVRHARHTLLALRLLRPAPGRPELLIPTSPEAAAAEALGPLEARIAEASSHAQAIRDELHALMPRYRSSLRERGRQVGTDRLPDLRTVSAMLTEESARCREEVFTIQPGGGRQPGRLAEAVSRDLAMLGRGVRMRTLYQHSARANLATQSYVETLTASGAQYRTAPELPDRAVVFDRSVAFLPARAEGGSGEGAVLVRDPDIVGYLCRVFDQLWATATPFHGASEAAYREVGDSLRRALVGMLAEGVKDEVIARRLGMSLRTCRRHIADVLLTLGAESRFQGGVLAERSGLTEPERAGEVPGEASGEGDGPGQGQGREGRG; from the coding sequence GTGCAAAACGGTACAGAGTTCGAGCAGCTGCCGGAGCTCGACATGACGGCCCTCGCGCTGTTCGATCACGTACTCACCCACGGGGGCCTCGACGAGGGCCTCGCTGGGGGCTCGCCCGGGAGCTCCGCCGGGAGCCGTTCCGGGAGCGCGGGCGAGGGTGCGGGCGAGGCCGTGGGCGAGGGTGCGGACGAGGGCGCGGGCGCGTCGGGCGGTGCGGCCGGTGGTGTGTCGGGCGGTGCCTCCGGCGACGGCGGGACGGCGGCGTGGCCGGCCGGCCTGACCCCCGAGCAGGTCCGCCACGCCCGGCACACGCTGCTCGCGCTGCGCCTGCTCCGCCCGGCGCCGGGCCGCCCCGAGCTGCTCATCCCCACCAGCCCCGAGGCCGCCGCCGCCGAGGCGCTCGGCCCGCTGGAGGCGCGGATCGCCGAGGCCAGCTCGCACGCGCAGGCCATCCGCGACGAGCTGCACGCGCTGATGCCGCGCTACCGCTCCTCGCTGCGCGAGCGCGGCCGGCAGGTCGGCACCGACCGGCTGCCGGACCTGCGCACCGTCTCCGCGATGCTCACCGAGGAGTCCGCCCGGTGCCGCGAGGAGGTGTTCACCATCCAGCCCGGCGGCGGCCGGCAGCCCGGCCGGCTGGCGGAGGCGGTCAGCCGTGACCTGGCGATGCTGGGGCGGGGCGTGCGGATGCGGACCCTCTACCAGCACTCCGCCCGCGCCAACCTCGCCACCCAGAGCTACGTGGAGACCCTGACCGCCTCCGGCGCCCAGTACCGCACCGCGCCCGAGCTGCCCGACCGGGCGGTGGTCTTCGACCGTTCGGTGGCCTTCCTGCCGGCCCGCGCCGAGGGCGGCTCGGGAGAGGGGGCGGTGCTGGTCCGCGACCCGGACATCGTCGGCTACCTGTGCCGGGTCTTCGACCAGCTCTGGGCCACCGCCACGCCGTTCCACGGCGCCAGCGAGGCCGCCTACCGCGAGGTCGGCGACAGCCTGCGGCGCGCGCTGGTGGGGATGCTCGCCGAGGGGGTCAAGGACGAGGTGATCGCGCGCCGGCTCGGCATGTCGCTGCGCACCTGCCGGCGGCACATCGCCGACGTGCTGCTCACCCTGGGCGCGGAGAGCCGGTTCCAGGGCGGAGTGCTCGCGGAGCGCAGCGGGCTCACCGAGCCGGAGCGCGCGGGCGAGGTGCCCGGCGAGGCGTCCGGCGAGGGCGACGGTCCGGGCCAGGGCCAGGGCCGGGAGGGGCGGGGCTGA
- a CDS encoding methyltransferase domain-containing protein — translation MSAADATPANAPVNPPANAPAWDPQQYLRFADERTRPLRELLGRVPELPADPVVLDIGCGPGNSTAGIRHRWPAAKITGIDNSAEMLATARSAQGEPSADYLLADAGTYDPAPAAPDLIVSNATLQWVDGHLGLLPRWAAALKPGGVLAFQVPGNFEAPSHVLLGELRSSARWRDRLGTEAVRAGVHEPGAYLEALLAAGCTPDVWETTYSTLLTGPDPVLEWTKGTALRPVLARLTDPAERAAFLAEYAALLREAYPAGPHGTVFPFRRIFAVGVRTA, via the coding sequence ATGTCCGCTGCCGACGCCACGCCCGCCAACGCCCCCGTCAACCCCCCGGCCAACGCCCCCGCCTGGGACCCCCAGCAGTACCTCCGGTTCGCCGACGAGCGCACCCGCCCGCTGCGCGAGCTGCTCGGCCGGGTACCGGAGCTGCCCGCCGACCCGGTCGTGCTCGACATCGGCTGCGGGCCGGGCAACTCGACGGCGGGCATCCGCCACCGGTGGCCGGCCGCGAAGATCACCGGCATCGACAACTCCGCCGAGATGCTCGCCACCGCCCGCTCCGCGCAGGGCGAGCCGAGCGCCGACTACCTGCTCGCCGACGCCGGGACCTACGACCCCGCACCGGCGGCGCCCGACCTGATCGTCTCCAACGCCACGCTGCAGTGGGTCGACGGCCACCTCGGCCTGCTGCCCCGCTGGGCCGCCGCGCTCAAGCCGGGCGGCGTGCTCGCCTTCCAGGTCCCGGGCAACTTCGAGGCGCCCAGCCACGTGCTGCTGGGCGAGCTGCGCAGCAGTGCGCGCTGGCGCGACCGGCTCGGCACCGAGGCCGTCCGCGCCGGGGTGCACGAGCCCGGCGCCTATCTGGAGGCGCTGCTCGCCGCGGGCTGCACGCCCGATGTCTGGGAGACCACCTACAGCACCCTGCTGACCGGACCCGACCCCGTCCTCGAATGGACCAAGGGCACCGCACTGCGCCCGGTCCTGGCCCGGCTCACCGATCCGGCCGAGCGCGCCGCCTTCCTGGCCGAGTACGCCGCCCTGCTGCGCGAGGCCTACCCGGCCGGACCGCACGGCACGGTCTTCCCGTTCCGCCGGATCTTCGCGGTGGGCGTGCGCACCGCCTGA
- the map gene encoding type I methionyl aminopeptidase, whose amino-acid sequence MVEIKSDASLDAMRTAGRVVGEALAAVRRAADVRVSLRELDEVAREVLREAGADSPFLNYRPSFADTPFPAVICASVNDAIVHGIPTDYRLRDGDLVSIDCGALLGGWAGDAAVSFTVGTPRPADLALIETTERALAAGIAAAVVGARLGDISHAIGSVGRAAGYGIPADFGGHGIGRRMHEDPHLPNDGRPGRGMRLQHGMVLAIEPMFLAGGRGDYDTAPDGWTLVTTDGSRAAHAEHTVAITDEGPRILTLP is encoded by the coding sequence ATGGTGGAGATCAAGTCGGATGCGTCGCTGGACGCGATGCGCACGGCCGGCCGAGTCGTGGGCGAGGCCCTCGCGGCCGTGCGCCGAGCGGCGGACGTGCGAGTCTCGCTCAGGGAGCTGGACGAGGTGGCGCGCGAGGTCCTGCGCGAGGCGGGCGCCGACTCGCCGTTCCTGAACTACCGCCCGAGCTTCGCCGACACCCCGTTCCCGGCGGTGATCTGCGCCTCCGTCAACGACGCGATCGTGCACGGCATCCCGACGGACTACCGGCTGCGGGACGGCGACCTGGTGAGCATCGACTGCGGCGCCCTGCTCGGCGGCTGGGCGGGCGACGCGGCCGTCAGTTTCACCGTCGGCACCCCGCGCCCGGCCGACCTGGCCCTGATCGAGACCACCGAGCGCGCACTGGCCGCAGGCATCGCCGCCGCGGTGGTCGGCGCCCGGCTCGGCGACATCTCGCACGCGATCGGCAGCGTCGGCCGGGCCGCCGGCTACGGGATCCCGGCCGACTTCGGCGGCCACGGCATCGGCCGCCGCATGCACGAGGACCCGCACCTGCCCAACGACGGCCGCCCCGGACGCGGCATGCGGCTGCAGCACGGCATGGTGCTGGCGATCGAGCCGATGTTCCTGGCCGGGGGCCGCGGCGACTACGACACCGCCCCGGACGGCTGGACCCTGGTCACCACCGACGGCAGCCGCGCCGCCCACGCCGAGCACACGGTCGCGATCACCGACGAGGGCCCGCGCATCCTGACCCTGCCGTGA
- a CDS encoding helix-turn-helix transcriptional regulator, translated as MVRTPLTPQERERGERLGALLRRARGDRSMVEVAAQAGLSAETLRKIETGRAPTPAFFTVVALAAALGLRLDEVATHCAIVEPVGQALLSA; from the coding sequence ATGGTGCGCACTCCTCTCACTCCGCAGGAACGCGAACGCGGCGAACGGCTCGGCGCTCTGCTGCGTCGGGCCCGCGGCGACCGCAGCATGGTCGAGGTCGCGGCGCAGGCCGGGCTGTCGGCCGAGACGCTGCGCAAGATCGAGACCGGCCGGGCGCCGACCCCGGCGTTCTTCACGGTGGTCGCGCTGGCCGCGGCGCTGGGGCTGCGACTGGACGAGGTCGCCACGCACTGCGCGATCGTGGAGCCGGTGGGGCAGGCGCTGCTCTCCGCCTGA
- a CDS encoding alpha/beta fold hydrolase: protein MAGRTADSWWAQLPALAEHYRVYAPERRGHGRTHDLPGPVTSALMAEDTAAFLDELGTGPVHLVGWSAGGQVALWLALRRPDLVRKLVLISSGVRRDGGTEADQALLSEAGTVLLDSMLRPQYEPLSPDGPEHFPVVFEKWLQMWREEPDFGFERLAQLSMPVLVMQGDDDGVRVEHSAAVATALPDAQLAVVPGTSHVAPLEKPALVNQLLLDFLAEEQAAKFMPLGALEA from the coding sequence ATCGCCGGCAGGACCGCCGACAGCTGGTGGGCCCAACTGCCCGCGCTGGCCGAGCACTACCGGGTCTACGCGCCGGAGCGCCGCGGACACGGGCGGACCCACGACCTGCCCGGCCCGGTGACCAGCGCGCTGATGGCCGAGGACACCGCGGCCTTCCTGGACGAGCTGGGGACCGGGCCGGTGCACCTGGTCGGCTGGAGCGCCGGCGGCCAGGTCGCGCTCTGGCTCGCGCTGCGGCGGCCCGACCTGGTCCGCAAGCTGGTCCTGATCAGCTCGGGGGTCCGGCGTGACGGCGGAACGGAGGCCGATCAGGCGCTGCTGAGCGAGGCCGGGACCGTGCTGCTCGACTCGATGCTCCGCCCGCAGTACGAGCCGCTCTCGCCGGACGGGCCCGAGCACTTCCCGGTCGTCTTCGAGAAGTGGCTGCAGATGTGGCGCGAGGAGCCGGACTTCGGCTTCGAGCGGCTGGCGCAGCTGTCGATGCCGGTGCTGGTGATGCAGGGCGACGACGACGGCGTGCGGGTGGAGCACAGCGCTGCGGTCGCCACCGCACTGCCGGACGCCCAGCTCGCGGTGGTCCCGGGCACTTCGCATGTGGCGCCGCTGGAGAAGCCGGCACTGGTGAACCAGCTGCTGCTGGACTTCCTGGCGGAGGAGCAGGCGGCGAAGTTCATGCCCCTGGGGGCGCTGGAGGCCTGA
- a CDS encoding ricin-type beta-trefoil lectin domain protein — protein sequence MMTTLLASAVALTLPAAAQAAAPTSTKAAPAAAQDGGCSAFNNGGGSAIGICTGINPLQSWHVQATCTWYVNGTGPYVMIAQGATIVGTGQSIAFCGIDKTISFPQVVFTGVVTPPPPPVAGPQGQITGYVGKCIDDAGAKTNNGNPIQIYDCNGSNAQHWTVGVDGTLRVLGKCMDVTGGGTANHTMVQLYDCNGTGSQQWKPQPNGSLLNPQSGRCLDDLGFGTNNGNQLGIWDCNGAANQNWALPH from the coding sequence ATGATGACAACGCTGCTGGCCTCCGCCGTGGCCCTCACCCTCCCCGCCGCTGCCCAGGCGGCGGCCCCGACGAGCACCAAGGCGGCGCCGGCCGCTGCCCAGGACGGCGGGTGCAGCGCCTTCAACAACGGTGGCGGCTCGGCCATCGGGATCTGTACGGGCATCAACCCCCTGCAGTCCTGGCACGTGCAGGCGACGTGCACGTGGTACGTCAACGGCACGGGCCCGTACGTGATGATCGCCCAGGGCGCCACGATCGTCGGCACCGGCCAGAGCATCGCGTTCTGCGGCATCGACAAGACGATCTCGTTCCCGCAGGTCGTCTTCACCGGCGTGGTGACCCCGCCGCCCCCGCCGGTGGCCGGGCCGCAGGGCCAGATCACCGGGTATGTCGGCAAGTGCATCGACGACGCGGGCGCGAAGACCAACAACGGCAACCCGATCCAGATCTACGACTGCAACGGCAGCAACGCCCAGCACTGGACGGTCGGGGTCGACGGGACGCTGCGCGTGCTCGGCAAGTGCATGGACGTGACGGGCGGCGGCACCGCCAACCACACCATGGTGCAGCTCTACGACTGCAACGGCACCGGCTCGCAGCAGTGGAAGCCGCAGCCCAACGGCTCGCTGCTCAACCCGCAGTCCGGCCGCTGCCTGGACGACCTGGGCTTCGGCACCAACAACGGCAACCAGCTCGGCATCTGGGACTGCAACGGCGCGGCCAACCAGAACTGGGCACTGCCCCACTGA